A DNA window from Merismopedia glauca CCAP 1448/3 contains the following coding sequences:
- a CDS encoding Tic22 family protein translates to MNSFTRWTAATAILGSTIVGSTLITEVRTFALPDDQVVQKLQSVPVFTIADDKGIPLVATNKDQAGNQTSSVAGVFMSKSDAQGFMDRLKKQNPNIAKNVRVTPVSLGEIYKIAQNQTQKDKLTFAFVPKEQQVTSAQSLLRENGQKVEEFNGVPLFVAKAGKEQGYLTIQQGNQQIIPFFFDKEQLEGMVNNFKKQKPELASTVKVQVINLEGFIQALKSKNNPELSQVVLVPSTESLQFLQSLQSTPGNNQPARANNQRQRTTNQNTNKPKRR, encoded by the coding sequence ATGAATTCATTTACTCGTTGGACAGCCGCAACAGCAATTTTAGGAAGTACGATCGTAGGTTCAACTCTAATTACAGAAGTCAGAACCTTCGCTTTACCAGATGACCAGGTAGTGCAAAAATTACAATCAGTACCTGTCTTTACTATCGCCGATGATAAAGGCATCCCATTAGTAGCTACCAATAAAGATCAAGCAGGTAATCAAACTTCATCTGTAGCTGGTGTATTCATGAGTAAAAGTGATGCTCAAGGCTTCATGGATAGACTGAAAAAGCAAAACCCTAATATTGCCAAAAATGTCCGAGTTACTCCCGTCTCTCTCGGAGAAATCTATAAAATTGCCCAAAACCAAACTCAAAAAGACAAATTGACTTTCGCTTTTGTACCCAAGGAACAACAAGTAACATCAGCCCAAAGTTTATTAAGAGAAAATGGTCAGAAGGTAGAAGAATTTAATGGTGTACCTTTATTTGTGGCTAAAGCTGGAAAAGAGCAAGGCTACTTAACTATTCAACAAGGTAATCAACAAATAATTCCCTTCTTTTTTGACAAAGAACAGTTAGAAGGAATGGTTAACAACTTTAAAAAACAAAAACCAGAATTGGCTTCAACTGTAAAAGTGCAAGTGATCAATTTAGAAGGCTTTATTCAGGCACTAAAGAGTAAAAATAATCCAGAGTTGAGCCAAGTTGTGTTAGTTCCCTCGACTGAATCACTCCAGTTTTTACAATCTTTGCAATCTACACCTGGAAATAATCAACCAGCTAGAGCTAATAATCAGCGTCAACGTACTACCA